From the Lysobacter sp. FW306-1B-D06B genome, one window contains:
- a CDS encoding glucose 1-dehydrogenase, with protein sequence MDDLSGKIALVTGGGSGIGLASAKMFADQGAQVIITGRRMDVVDQALEHIGRGAIGIIGDVADVSHHETIAHELMRSFGGLDIYMANAGVNTINHSSQVSEAEYEAQFAVNTRGVFFGVQKLAPVMRNGGSVIITGSIASDRYMEGHAVYAGSKAAILAFARCWAVELKARRIRVNVISPGPVDTPILDKLGLPPEARALLEKNVSEAIPLGRLGTPDELGNAALFLASDASSFITGINLRVDGGMSLL encoded by the coding sequence ATGGACGACCTCAGCGGAAAGATCGCGCTCGTGACGGGCGGCGGCAGCGGCATCGGCCTGGCCTCGGCGAAGATGTTCGCCGATCAGGGCGCGCAGGTGATCATCACCGGGCGCCGAATGGACGTGGTCGATCAGGCGCTGGAACACATCGGGCGCGGCGCGATCGGCATCATCGGCGACGTCGCGGATGTCTCGCACCACGAGACCATCGCGCACGAGTTGATGCGCAGCTTCGGCGGCCTGGACATCTACATGGCCAACGCCGGCGTCAACACCATCAACCACTCCTCGCAGGTGAGCGAGGCCGAGTACGAAGCGCAGTTCGCCGTGAACACGCGCGGCGTGTTCTTCGGCGTGCAGAAGCTGGCGCCGGTGATGCGTAACGGTGGCTCGGTGATCATCACCGGCTCCATCGCCAGCGATCGCTACATGGAAGGCCACGCGGTGTACGCGGGCTCCAAGGCGGCGATCCTCGCGTTCGCGCGATGCTGGGCCGTGGAGCTCAAGGCGCGGCGCATCCGCGTCAACGTGATCAGTCCGGGTCCGGTGGACACGCCGATCCTCGACAAGCTGGGGCTGCCGCCGGAAGCCCGTGCGCTGCTGGAGAAGAACGTGTCCGAGGCGATTCCACTGGGACGCCTGGGCACGCCGGACGAACTCGGCAACGCGGCGCTGTTCCTGGCATCGGATGCCAGCAGCTTCATCACCGGCATCAACCTGCGCGTGGACGGCGGCATGTCGCTGCTGTGA
- a CDS encoding alpha/beta hydrolase: MKSITTTDGTQIFYKDWGTGQPIVFHHGWPLSGDDWDAQMLFFLAQGYRVIAHDRRGHGRSTQTASGNDMDTYAADVAALVKHLDLRDAIHIGHSTGGGEAARYVAQHGAGRVAKLVLIGAVPPLLLKTDANPGGTPKDVFDGLRKGLAANRAGFYWDFPVPFYGYNRAGAPLSEPVRQNWWRQAMMGGAKAQYDCIAAFSETDFTDDLKRIDVPTLVMHGDDDQIVPIADSALLTAKLLKNATLKVYKGYPHGMCTTHGDVINPDLLAFVRG; the protein is encoded by the coding sequence ATGAAATCCATCACCACCACCGATGGCACGCAGATCTTCTACAAGGACTGGGGCACGGGCCAGCCCATCGTGTTTCATCACGGTTGGCCGCTGTCCGGCGACGACTGGGACGCGCAGATGCTGTTCTTCCTCGCCCAGGGCTATCGCGTGATCGCGCACGATCGTCGCGGCCACGGTCGCTCGACGCAGACTGCGAGCGGCAACGACATGGACACGTATGCCGCCGATGTCGCCGCGCTCGTCAAACACCTCGACCTGCGCGATGCGATCCACATCGGCCACTCCACTGGCGGCGGCGAAGCGGCGCGCTACGTCGCACAGCACGGCGCGGGGCGCGTGGCGAAGCTGGTGCTGATCGGCGCGGTGCCGCCGTTGCTGCTCAAGACGGACGCCAACCCGGGCGGCACGCCGAAGGACGTCTTCGACGGACTGCGCAAGGGGCTGGCGGCCAATCGCGCCGGCTTCTACTGGGATTTTCCGGTTCCCTTCTACGGTTACAACCGCGCGGGCGCGCCGCTGTCGGAGCCGGTGCGCCAGAACTGGTGGCGCCAGGCCATGATGGGCGGCGCGAAGGCGCAGTACGACTGCATCGCGGCGTTCTCCGAAACCGACTTCACCGACGACCTCAAGCGCATCGACGTGCCCACGCTGGTGATGCACGGCGACGATGACCAGATCGTGCCCATCGCCGACTCCGCGCTGCTCACGGCCAAGCTGCTGAAGAACGCCACGCTGAAGGTCTACAAGGGCTATCCGCACGGCATGTGCACCACGCATGGCGACGTGATCAATCCCGATCTGCTCGCGTTCGTCCGCGGCTGA
- a CDS encoding YqaA family protein, translated as MAYLGLFFIAFVAATLLPAQSEGALVGLQLAGYAPWALVLAASVGNVLGSTVNWFLGRELVRFSDRRWFPVKPAAMARAQAWYARYGKWSLLLSWMPIIGDPLTLAAGAMREPLRVFVVLVAIAKTGRYVALALITAHYA; from the coding sequence ATGGCCTATCTGGGGTTGTTCTTCATCGCCTTCGTCGCCGCCACGCTGCTGCCGGCGCAATCGGAAGGCGCGCTGGTGGGCCTGCAACTGGCCGGCTATGCGCCGTGGGCGCTCGTGCTCGCGGCCAGCGTCGGCAACGTACTGGGATCGACCGTCAACTGGTTCCTGGGTCGCGAGCTGGTGCGCTTCAGCGACCGGCGCTGGTTCCCCGTGAAGCCGGCCGCGATGGCGCGCGCGCAGGCGTGGTACGCGCGCTATGGCAAGTGGTCGTTGCTGCTGAGCTGGATGCCGATCATCGGCGATCCGCTGACGCTGGCCGCGGGCGCGATGCGCGAACCGTTGCGCGTGTTCGTGGTGCTGGTCGCGATCGCGAAGACAGGGCGCTACGTGGCGCTTGCGCTGATCACTGCGCACTACGCATGA
- the modA gene encoding molybdate ABC transporter substrate-binding protein: MRAWIHRVLLLLALAVAGPALAEEPVRVFAAASLTNALNDIGLEWRKAGHPKPSLAYAASSALAKQIEAGAPADVFASADLTWMDYLDKRGKLQAGTRRNLLGNTLVMIVPQGRAFPVQVRRGFDLAGAFEGRLCTGEPGVVPAGIYAREAMQNLGWWDAMKNRIVGTDDVRTALAFVERGECPLGIVYATDAKISRKVDVLASFPPGSHKPIVYPFAAVEGARPQAQAFLRFVQTSPQAAAIFAKYGFTRLKP, translated from the coding sequence ATGCGTGCCTGGATCCATCGCGTCCTCCTGCTGCTCGCGCTCGCCGTTGCGGGCCCCGCCCTGGCCGAGGAGCCGGTCCGCGTGTTCGCCGCGGCCAGCCTGACCAATGCCCTCAACGACATCGGCCTGGAATGGCGGAAGGCCGGGCATCCCAAGCCCAGCCTGGCCTATGCCGCATCCTCGGCGCTCGCCAAGCAGATCGAAGCCGGCGCCCCGGCGGACGTGTTCGCCTCCGCCGACCTGACGTGGATGGACTATCTGGACAAGCGCGGGAAGCTCCAGGCGGGCACGCGCCGCAACCTGCTCGGCAACACGCTGGTGATGATCGTGCCGCAGGGCCGTGCGTTCCCGGTGCAAGTCCGGCGCGGCTTCGACCTGGCCGGCGCTTTCGAAGGCAGGCTCTGCACCGGCGAGCCCGGCGTCGTTCCGGCCGGTATCTATGCGCGCGAAGCGATGCAGAACCTGGGCTGGTGGGACGCGATGAAGAACCGCATCGTCGGCACCGACGACGTGCGCACGGCGCTGGCCTTCGTCGAGCGCGGCGAGTGCCCGCTCGGCATCGTGTACGCCACCGATGCGAAGATCAGCCGGAAGGTCGACGTGCTCGCTTCCTTCCCGCCCGGCAGCCACAAGCCCATCGTCTATCCCTTCGCCGCCGTGGAAGGCGCGCGGCCGCAGGCGCAGGCGTTCCTGCGCTTCGTGCAGACCTCGCCGCAGGCCGCCGCGATCTTCGCCAAGTACGGCTTCACCCGGCTCAAGCCCTGA
- the modB gene encoding molybdate ABC transporter permease subunit: MAMWLTPEEWDALALSAKVALCATAACLPFGIALSWLLERRQFPGKVWIDTLVQLPMVLPPVVPGYLLLLLLGTQGPLGGWLKETFGIVIAFTWKGAVIASAVMAFPLMVQPIRLAIRLIDPRLEKAAATLGAKPWDTFFTVTLPLSVPGLIAGCILCFSRSLGEFGATMAFVGNIPGETRTLPLAIYSLTHLPDGEAAALRLSLLSIALAVAALLVSRWISLRAERRLGFLDRGPHAEL; encoded by the coding sequence ATGGCGATGTGGCTCACGCCCGAGGAGTGGGACGCACTGGCGCTGTCGGCCAAGGTCGCGCTGTGCGCGACGGCCGCCTGCCTGCCGTTCGGCATCGCGCTGAGCTGGCTGCTGGAGCGGCGGCAGTTCCCGGGCAAGGTGTGGATCGACACGCTGGTGCAGTTGCCGATGGTGCTGCCGCCGGTCGTCCCGGGGTATCTGCTGCTGTTGCTGCTGGGCACGCAGGGGCCGCTGGGCGGCTGGTTGAAGGAGACGTTCGGCATCGTGATCGCCTTCACCTGGAAGGGCGCGGTGATCGCCTCGGCGGTGATGGCGTTTCCGTTGATGGTGCAGCCGATCCGGCTCGCGATCCGCCTGATCGATCCGCGCCTGGAGAAGGCCGCCGCCACCCTCGGCGCGAAACCGTGGGACACCTTCTTCACCGTGACCTTGCCGCTGTCGGTGCCGGGCCTGATCGCCGGCTGCATCCTGTGCTTCTCGCGCAGCCTGGGCGAGTTCGGCGCGACGATGGCCTTCGTCGGCAACATCCCCGGCGAGACGCGCACGCTGCCGCTGGCGATCTACAGCCTCACCCACCTCCCCGACGGCGAAGCGGCGGCCTTGCGACTGTCGCTGCTGTCCATCGCGCTGGCCGTGGCCGCGCTGCTGGTGAGCCGCTGGATCAGCCTGCGTGCGGAGCGACGCCTGGGCTTTCTCGATCGGGGCCCGCATGCTGAGCTTTGA
- a CDS encoding ATP-binding cassette domain-containing protein, whose protein sequence is MNAAARVGAGVTGVYGPSGSGKSTLLALLAGLLTPTRGQVRLGERVLVDTAARRVLPPWERHVGLVFQDGQLFPHLTVRQNLLYGFARIPQAGRNFDLAGVAGLLELTPLLDRRPTLLSGGERQRVALGRALLYSPQLLLLDEPLSSLDDRLKQQILPFLKRIKDETRIPMLYVTHAHSELDYLADRAYGMERGTLLAQVTD, encoded by the coding sequence TTGAACGCCGCCGCCCGAGTCGGCGCAGGCGTCACCGGTGTGTACGGGCCGTCGGGCTCGGGCAAGAGCACCCTGCTGGCGCTGCTCGCCGGATTGCTCACGCCCACGCGCGGGCAGGTGCGGCTGGGCGAACGCGTGCTGGTGGACACCGCCGCGCGGCGCGTGCTGCCGCCGTGGGAACGCCATGTCGGCCTGGTCTTCCAGGACGGCCAGTTGTTCCCGCATCTCACCGTGCGGCAGAACCTGTTGTACGGATTCGCGCGCATTCCGCAGGCCGGCCGCAATTTCGATCTGGCCGGCGTGGCCGGGTTGCTGGAACTGACCCCGCTGCTCGACCGCCGCCCCACTCTGCTCTCCGGCGGCGAACGCCAGCGCGTCGCGCTCGGCCGTGCGTTGCTGTATTCGCCGCAACTGCTCTTGCTCGACGAACCGCTGTCCTCGCTCGACGACCGCCTCAAGCAGCAGATCCTGCCCTTCCTCAAGCGCATCAAGGACGAGACACGCATTCCGATGCTGTACGTCACCCACGCGCACAGCGAGCTGGACTACCTCGCCGATCGCGCCTACGGCATGGAGCGCGGAACGCTCCTGGCGCAAGTCACGGACTGA
- a CDS encoding TOBE domain-containing protein — protein sequence MRILSSLTVEARHGTFGSQRWMALLSAIGSEASIAAAARHVGLSYKAAWDAIEAMNNLADKPLVERVVGGKGGGGTRLTPDGERLVATWREVEAENARFIESLNARIAHARPGLDLHDLNILARFDMQTSARNHLSGRIVRIATGAVNDEVELELSGGGRIVAIVTHESAQRMGLAEGGQAIALVKASSVIVGTDLDGVRLSTRNQLPGTVTRVIPGAVNTEVVIEVAGGNAIAAIVTNASAEQLKLAEGVPATALFKASSVILAVSP from the coding sequence ATGCGCATCCTCAGTTCGCTCACCGTCGAAGCACGGCACGGCACCTTCGGCAGCCAGCGCTGGATGGCGCTGTTGTCGGCCATCGGCAGCGAGGCGTCCATCGCCGCCGCGGCGCGTCATGTCGGCCTGAGCTACAAGGCGGCGTGGGATGCGATCGAAGCCATGAACAACCTCGCCGACAAGCCGCTGGTGGAGCGCGTGGTCGGCGGCAAGGGCGGCGGCGGAACGCGCCTGACGCCCGACGGCGAGCGGCTCGTCGCCACCTGGCGCGAGGTCGAGGCCGAGAACGCGCGCTTCATCGAAAGCCTCAACGCACGCATCGCCCATGCCCGCCCCGGCCTGGACCTCCACGATCTGAACATCCTTGCGAGGTTCGACATGCAGACCAGCGCCCGCAACCACCTGTCCGGCCGCATCGTGCGCATCGCCACGGGCGCGGTGAACGACGAAGTCGAGCTGGAGTTGTCCGGCGGGGGCCGGATCGTCGCGATCGTCACGCACGAAAGCGCGCAGCGCATGGGCCTGGCCGAAGGCGGCCAGGCGATCGCGCTGGTGAAGGCGTCCAGCGTCATCGTCGGCACCGATCTGGATGGCGTGCGGCTGTCCACGCGCAATCAGTTGCCGGGTACGGTCACGCGCGTGATTCCGGGCGCGGTGAACACCGAAGTGGTGATCGAAGTGGCCGGCGGCAACGCCATCGCCGCCATCGTCACCAATGCCTCGGCCGAGCAGTTGAAGCTGGCCGAAGGCGTGCCGGCGACGGCGCTGTTCAAGGCGTCGAGCGTGATCCTCGCCGTCAGTCCGTGA
- a CDS encoding ATP-binding protein: protein MDTPVSPAAAIITPELDRRPARPPDHLAESRALVALMKALKAPDASILHELAETALRLCHAGSAGISLASEHEGPHMARWRACAGRWSPFLRDTIPRGITPDPAAPLLIRHPELHADDAREGAPALHEALLVPFEVAGQRIGTVWVVHHEPAHAFDREDVRLLQDLGDVAALAFQAIEQQQQLRDALDRQIAGSHLLQSVSVGLISEDDIGPLYAQILEAAMTIMRAQFASLQRVDRNGELQLLASSGFHPESARYWQVITMESASSCAQTLRERDRFFIADAEEAAELVGAGNLAEYRRSGIRAMQSTPLISRKGKLVGVISTHWREPYALVDSDLRLFDVLARETADLIERTNAEAALREADRRKDEFLAVLGHELRNPLAPLSTGIELLQRAGRDPALTDSIHAMMKRQLVHLTRLVDDLLDLSRITTGKIELRREPIDLRVVIEAAVELTRPLMEQRGHCLTVEHHDTLLPVHGDLERLTQVVANLLGNAAKYMESGGRITLRSAAEGEQAVLRVSDTGFGIPADRIDEVFEMFSQVPEHRERRGGGGLGIGLALSRRLVELHGGTLKATSPGAGHGSEFVVRLPLGIVAPSAKRDAGIRKAAAAPRRVLIVDDNVDAALSLQAALELDGHVVDVAHDGPSSLGLLEHGEPEVLLLDIGLPLMDGYQLARRIRERPGGDGLLLVAITGWGQAGDRERARQAGFDVHMTKPISLDVLSATLERGKPV from the coding sequence ATGGACACACCGGTTTCGCCCGCCGCTGCGATCATCACGCCGGAACTCGATCGGCGCCCCGCACGCCCTCCGGACCACCTGGCCGAGAGCCGCGCGCTGGTGGCGTTGATGAAGGCGCTCAAGGCGCCCGATGCGAGCATCCTGCACGAATTGGCCGAAACCGCGCTGCGCCTGTGCCATGCGGGGTCGGCCGGCATCAGCCTGGCCAGCGAGCACGAGGGGCCGCACATGGCCCGCTGGCGTGCCTGCGCCGGCCGGTGGTCGCCCTTCCTGCGCGACACCATCCCGCGCGGCATCACGCCCGACCCCGCCGCGCCGCTGCTCATCCGTCATCCCGAACTTCACGCCGATGACGCGCGCGAAGGCGCGCCCGCGCTGCACGAGGCGCTGCTCGTGCCATTCGAGGTGGCCGGCCAGAGGATCGGCACGGTGTGGGTGGTCCACCACGAACCGGCGCACGCGTTCGACCGCGAGGACGTCCGCCTGCTGCAGGACCTGGGCGATGTCGCCGCGCTGGCGTTCCAGGCCATCGAGCAACAACAGCAATTGCGCGACGCGCTCGACCGCCAGATCGCCGGCTCGCACCTGCTCCAATCCGTCAGCGTCGGCCTGATCTCCGAGGACGACATCGGCCCGCTCTACGCGCAGATCCTCGAAGCGGCGATGACGATCATGCGCGCGCAGTTCGCAAGCCTGCAGCGCGTGGATCGCAACGGCGAACTGCAACTGCTCGCCTCCTCCGGATTCCATCCCGAATCGGCCCGCTACTGGCAGGTCATCACCATGGAGTCAGCCAGCAGCTGCGCACAGACGCTGCGCGAACGCGACCGCTTCTTCATCGCCGATGCCGAGGAAGCCGCCGAGCTCGTCGGTGCCGGCAACCTGGCCGAATACCGCCGCTCCGGCATCCGCGCGATGCAGTCCACACCGCTGATCTCGCGCAAGGGCAAGCTCGTCGGCGTCATTTCCACGCACTGGCGCGAACCTTATGCGCTGGTGGACAGCGACCTGCGCCTGTTCGACGTGCTCGCGCGCGAGACCGCCGACCTGATCGAGCGCACCAACGCCGAAGCCGCGTTGCGCGAGGCCGACCGACGCAAGGACGAGTTCCTCGCCGTGCTAGGCCACGAACTGCGCAATCCGCTGGCGCCGTTGAGCACCGGCATCGAACTGCTGCAACGCGCCGGCCGCGACCCCGCGCTGACCGACAGCATCCACGCCATGATGAAGCGGCAGCTCGTGCACCTCACCCGGCTGGTGGACGACCTGCTCGACCTGTCGCGCATCACCACCGGCAAGATCGAACTGCGGCGCGAACCGATCGACCTGCGCGTGGTGATCGAGGCGGCCGTCGAACTGACGCGTCCGCTGATGGAGCAGCGCGGGCACTGCCTAACTGTGGAGCACCACGACACGTTGCTGCCGGTGCACGGCGATCTGGAGCGGCTTACGCAGGTCGTCGCGAACCTGCTCGGCAACGCCGCCAAGTACATGGAATCCGGCGGTCGCATCACCCTGCGCTCGGCGGCCGAGGGCGAACAGGCCGTGCTGCGCGTGAGCGACACCGGCTTCGGCATTCCCGCCGATCGCATCGACGAAGTGTTCGAGATGTTCTCGCAGGTGCCCGAGCATCGCGAACGCCGCGGCGGCGGCGGACTCGGTATCGGACTGGCGCTCTCGCGCCGACTGGTCGAACTGCACGGCGGCACGTTGAAGGCGACAAGCCCCGGGGCCGGACATGGAAGCGAGTTCGTCGTGCGATTGCCGCTGGGCATCGTCGCGCCGTCGGCGAAGCGCGACGCCGGCATCCGCAAGGCCGCCGCCGCGCCGCGCCGTGTGCTGATCGTGGACGACAACGTCGATGCGGCACTCAGCCTGCAGGCGGCACTGGAACTGGACGGCCACGTGGTGGACGTCGCCCACGACGGGCCCAGTTCGCTCGGCCTGCTCGAACACGGCGAGCCGGAGGTGCTGTTGCTGGACATCGGCCTGCCGCTGATGGACGGCTACCAGCTCGCGCGACGCATCCGCGAGCGCCCCGGCGGCGACGGTCTGCTGCTGGTGGCGATCACCGGCTGGGGCCAGGCCGGCGATCGCGAACGCGCCCGGCAAGCCGGGTTCGACGTGCACATGACCAAGCCGATCAGCCTGGACGTGTTGTCCGCCACGCTGGAGCGCGGCAAGCCGGTGTGA
- a CDS encoding NAD-dependent dehydratase, whose protein sequence is MKLLVVGSTGLVGRHALTLALAHPQIETVVAPVRRPLPAHPRLLSPVVDSDALPADAPWWHVDAVVCALGTTMRIAGSEAAFRRVDHDYPLAVARLARAHGATTYALNSALGADTGSRVFYSRVKGEVEHDLAAMGFDSLTFVRPGLIGGDREEFRAGERAAMVVLRALHPVLPKRWRINPAERIAQALIDAAVHARPGTHVVSSQALV, encoded by the coding sequence ATGAAGCTGCTGGTCGTCGGATCCACCGGGTTGGTCGGGCGTCATGCGTTGACGCTCGCGTTGGCGCATCCGCAGATCGAAACCGTCGTCGCGCCAGTGCGGCGCCCGTTGCCCGCGCATCCCCGGCTGCTCTCGCCTGTCGTGGATTCCGATGCCCTGCCCGCCGATGCGCCGTGGTGGCACGTCGATGCCGTCGTCTGCGCACTGGGCACGACGATGCGCATCGCGGGATCGGAAGCCGCGTTCCGTCGCGTGGACCATGACTATCCGCTTGCGGTCGCCCGCCTGGCGCGCGCGCACGGCGCAACGACCTACGCGCTGAATTCCGCGCTCGGCGCCGATACGGGTTCGCGCGTGTTCTACAGCCGCGTGAAGGGCGAAGTCGAACACGACCTCGCCGCGATGGGCTTCGATTCGCTCACCTTCGTCCGCCCCGGCCTCATCGGCGGCGATCGCGAAGAGTTCCGCGCCGGCGAGCGCGCCGCGATGGTCGTGTTGCGTGCGCTGCATCCGGTGCTGCCCAAGCGCTGGCGCATCAATCCCGCCGAACGCATCGCGCAAGCGCTGATCGACGCCGCCGTGCATGCGCGACCCGGGACGCACGTCGTTTCCTCCCAGGCGCTGGTCTGA
- a CDS encoding type 1 glutamine amidotransferase domain-containing protein, with protein MKILMVLTSHDTLGDTGVKTGFWLEEFAAPYYVFTDAGVEVTVASPKGGQPPIDPKSDDPANQTPAQDRFKADAKAQAVLANTRRLDSVSAGDYDAVFYPGGHGPLWDLAEDPVSIKLIESFYDAGKPVAAVCHAPAVLRHVKHDGAPLVKGKRVTGFTNSEEEAVKLTKVVPFLVEDELKRLGGKYEKAGDWQSFAITDGRLITGQNPASSEATAKALLGLLR; from the coding sequence ATGAAGATCCTCATGGTGCTCACCTCGCACGACACGCTGGGCGACACCGGCGTCAAGACCGGCTTCTGGCTGGAGGAGTTCGCGGCGCCCTACTACGTCTTCACCGATGCCGGCGTGGAAGTGACGGTCGCGTCACCGAAAGGCGGGCAACCGCCGATCGACCCCAAGAGCGACGACCCCGCCAACCAGACGCCCGCGCAGGATCGTTTCAAGGCCGATGCGAAAGCGCAGGCCGTGCTCGCGAACACGCGACGGCTGGATTCGGTGTCTGCGGGCGATTACGACGCGGTGTTCTATCCCGGCGGCCACGGTCCGTTGTGGGACCTGGCGGAAGATCCCGTGTCGATCAAACTGATCGAATCGTTTTACGACGCGGGCAAACCCGTCGCCGCCGTCTGCCACGCGCCCGCCGTGCTGCGCCACGTGAAGCACGACGGCGCGCCTCTGGTGAAGGGCAAGCGCGTTACCGGTTTCACCAACTCCGAAGAAGAAGCGGTGAAGCTGACGAAGGTCGTGCCCTTCCTGGTCGAGGACGAACTCAAGCGCCTGGGCGGAAAGTACGAGAAGGCCGGCGACTGGCAGAGCTTCGCCATCACCGATGGTCGATTGATCACCGGGCAGAACCCCGCATCGTCGGAAGCGACGGCGAAGGCGCTGCTGGGGCTGCTGCGCTGA